One Chroococcidiopsis sp. TS-821 genomic window carries:
- a CDS encoding sensor histidine kinase KdpD → MTSWMNWVYLAFGLGLGLGSRRIAQVFGKDKLAKTPLHSTSSVPNIDTQTVSKKLRQTQIAYQLVCELSQFKAGFLVRTAHELRSPLNSLIGLHQLILSDLCDNPAEEREFVAQAHQLALKLVKLLDEILDVARIENSSNELEIQPLQLTAIIEEIAHLTQTVAANRSIKIQVSPADPEVYILADPHWLRAVLLNLVDICIPKMEAGSITISSQTSFDTEAVDIFFDVPLPIDTWSEPLDAMQFEQQLSAAAVDNKVLSAGFKLLLNQTVLELMQAKLSFLPIPSDADVAQNTRIQVTIPLVIPEVEFLE, encoded by the coding sequence ATGACAAGCTGGATGAATTGGGTATATCTAGCATTTGGGCTAGGGTTAGGGCTGGGAAGTCGCCGTATTGCACAAGTATTTGGTAAAGATAAATTAGCTAAAACGCCTTTACACTCTACGTCATCTGTACCCAACATCGATACCCAAACGGTATCAAAAAAATTACGACAAACACAAATAGCGTATCAGTTAGTATGCGAACTCAGTCAGTTCAAAGCTGGATTTTTGGTACGCACCGCACACGAACTGCGATCGCCACTCAATAGCTTAATCGGATTACATCAGTTAATTCTGTCTGATTTGTGTGACAATCCAGCCGAAGAGCGTGAATTTGTTGCCCAAGCGCATCAACTAGCGTTGAAACTAGTAAAATTGCTCGATGAAATTCTCGATGTCGCCCGCATAGAAAATAGCAGTAACGAATTAGAAATTCAGCCCTTACAATTAACCGCCATTATTGAGGAAATCGCACATCTGACGCAGACTGTAGCAGCCAACCGCAGTATCAAAATACAAGTATCGCCTGCCGATCCAGAAGTTTATATTTTGGCAGATCCGCACTGGTTACGCGCGGTACTTTTAAACTTGGTAGATATTTGCATTCCCAAGATGGAAGCCGGTAGCATTACGATATCATCACAAACCTCATTCGATACCGAGGCGGTTGACATTTTTTTTGATGTACCACTACCAATAGACACTTGGTCTGAACCATTAGACGCAATGCAGTTCGAGCAACAGCTTAGTGCTGCGGCGGTAGATAATAAAGTGCTTTCCGCCGGATTCAAACTTTTATTGAATCAAACCGTGTTAGAACTGATGCAAGCCAAGTTGAGCTTTTTACCGATTCCATCTGATGCTGATGTCGCTCAGAATACTCGCATTCAAGTAACTATCCCGTTGGTGATTCCTGAAGTTGAATTTCTTGAGTAA
- the prmC gene encoding peptide chain release factor N(5)-glutamine methyltransferase, which yields MNDQLLLTSGLALWQWRSAAQRAALSAHIPVTEVDWLLQEVAGLDRLSLRLGSFKNLPEIQLQIPLSDLDRLWQRRIHDRLPVQYIAGATPWRQFKLAVSPAVLIPRPETECLIDLAVSAAQKSHEHHELGHWADLGTGSGAIAIGLAQAMPQATIHAVDCSAAALAIARQNAQALGFTHRIQFYQGSWWEPLAFLKGQLSGIVSNPPYIPSELVPQLQPEVALHEPWLALDGGADGLDCIRHLIGTSAAYLKPGGIWLIEMMAGQAEMVAALLQSHGSYGNIEIHKDLAGIERFALAYRNNEA from the coding sequence ATGAACGATCAGTTGCTACTAACATCTGGTTTAGCACTTTGGCAATGGCGTAGTGCTGCTCAACGAGCAGCGCTTTCTGCTCATATCCCTGTAACCGAAGTAGACTGGTTACTACAAGAAGTCGCTGGATTAGACCGCCTTTCACTGCGCTTAGGCTCGTTCAAAAACTTGCCAGAAATTCAACTACAAATACCACTGAGCGACTTAGACCGCTTATGGCAACGACGCATTCACGATCGCCTACCGGTGCAGTACATTGCAGGGGCAACACCTTGGCGACAGTTTAAGTTAGCAGTTTCTCCAGCCGTACTCATTCCTCGTCCTGAAACGGAGTGTTTAATTGATTTAGCAGTAAGTGCAGCCCAAAAAAGTCACGAGCATCATGAGTTAGGGCACTGGGCAGACTTAGGAACGGGTAGCGGCGCGATCGCAATCGGACTTGCCCAAGCAATGCCGCAGGCGACAATTCACGCGGTTGATTGCAGCGCAGCAGCCTTAGCCATCGCACGCCAAAACGCCCAAGCCCTTGGTTTTACTCACCGAATTCAGTTTTATCAAGGCTCGTGGTGGGAACCTTTAGCGTTTCTCAAAGGTCAACTCAGCGGTATAGTGTCCAATCCACCCTACATTCCGAGCGAACTTGTACCACAGCTACAACCAGAAGTCGCACTTCACGAACCGTGGTTAGCACTCGATGGCGGTGCCGACGGTTTAGACTGCATTCGTCATCTTATAGGCACATCAGCAGCTTACTTAAAACCTGGTGGGATTTGGTTGATTGAAATGATGGCAGGGCAAGCCGAAATGGTTGCCGCACTGTTGCAAAGTCACGGCAGCTACGGCAACATTGAAATTCATAAGGATCTTGCAGGCATTGAACGCTTTGCTTTAGCCTATCGCAACAACGAGGCGTGA
- a CDS encoding L-threonylcarbamoyladenylate synthase — protein MPLVSLDELIAGVRSGCVVSFPTDTVPALAALPEKADLIFALKQRSQDKPLILMGAKASDLWDFVAGNDRALWQEVAKLYWPGALTLVLPASSRVPQQMNPSDPSTIGLRVPDCAIAQSILEQTGPLATTSANLSGQPPLRTMTEIAQQFPDVLTLQLQETIANIGVPSTVAKWTGQGWEILRQGSVKLEF, from the coding sequence ATGCCCTTAGTTTCTCTTGACGAACTGATTGCTGGAGTACGTTCTGGTTGTGTTGTCAGCTTTCCGACAGATACCGTACCCGCGCTGGCGGCGTTACCAGAAAAAGCAGATTTAATTTTTGCACTTAAGCAACGCAGTCAAGATAAACCGTTGATTCTTATGGGTGCAAAAGCAAGCGACCTTTGGGATTTTGTTGCCGGAAACGATCGCGCGCTCTGGCAGGAAGTTGCCAAGTTATACTGGCCTGGAGCTTTAACGCTTGTATTGCCTGCGTCATCACGCGTGCCTCAACAGATGAATCCTAGCGATCCGAGTACGATTGGATTGCGAGTGCCAGATTGTGCGATCGCGCAAAGTATTCTAGAACAAACTGGTCCCTTGGCGACAACAAGTGCTAATTTATCTGGTCAGCCGCCACTACGCACGATGACAGAAATTGCCCAACAGTTTCCCGATGTCCTGACATTACAATTGCAAGAGACAATAGCAAATATCGGCGTTCCTTCGACTGTCGCGAAATGGACAGGTCAAGGCTGGGAAATTTTGCGCCAAGGCTCAGTCAAGTTAGAATTTTAA
- a CDS encoding Tic22 family protein — translation MKSIFRWGATVGILGSAVMSSALIGNLRALALPQEQIIQKLGSVPVFTITDSKGAPLVATPPPNAQNQQNQSPVAGVFISQKDAQAFVNNLKKTNPQLGNSVQVVPVPLGEVYRLEQANANKPNSLDIAYIPAKQQYDAALNLLRQSGNSELRRACEQNKRRLEDCVGTPLFVARAGQEKGYLTMKVNRPQANNQQAEVEVIPFYFNKEELQRMLERFKKQQPELASTVDIQVLNLEGMLEILRTRNDEGVQQIVLVPPQESIQYVRSLQQSAAGQQAQPQQRPAPQQAAPQRPAR, via the coding sequence ATGAAATCAATTTTTCGTTGGGGCGCAACTGTAGGAATATTAGGCAGCGCCGTTATGAGTTCTGCCCTCATAGGTAATCTACGAGCGCTGGCTTTGCCACAAGAGCAAATTATCCAAAAATTAGGGTCTGTCCCCGTATTCACTATCACCGATAGCAAGGGCGCTCCTTTAGTTGCCACACCGCCGCCAAACGCACAAAATCAACAAAATCAAAGTCCTGTCGCAGGCGTTTTTATTAGTCAAAAAGACGCGCAAGCGTTTGTCAATAATCTGAAGAAAACAAATCCACAGCTAGGAAATTCAGTACAAGTTGTTCCTGTACCACTAGGAGAAGTGTACAGGCTGGAACAAGCCAACGCCAACAAGCCAAATTCTTTAGATATTGCCTACATCCCAGCAAAACAGCAATACGATGCTGCCTTAAATCTCTTACGGCAAAGTGGTAACTCAGAATTACGTAGAGCTTGCGAACAAAATAAACGCAGGCTAGAAGACTGCGTAGGAACGCCGCTATTCGTCGCGCGAGCCGGACAAGAAAAAGGCTACCTGACGATGAAAGTTAACCGTCCGCAAGCCAACAACCAGCAGGCAGAAGTTGAAGTCATTCCTTTCTACTTCAACAAAGAAGAATTACAGAGAATGCTCGAGCGCTTCAAAAAGCAGCAACCTGAGTTAGCTTCTACCGTTGATATCCAAGTTCTCAATTTAGAAGGAATGTTAGAAATTTTAAGAACTCGCAACGACGAAGGCGTACAACAAATCGTGCTGGTTCCGCCGCAAGAGTCAATTCAGTACGTGCGATCGCTGCAACAATCTGCCGCCGGTCAACAAGCACAGCCACAGCAGCGCCCAGCACCACAACAAGCCGCGCCGCAGCGCCCAGCCCGCTAA
- a CDS encoding GNAT family N-acetyltransferase has product MGFWKSWFSGSELTAGTKTTVNEEYAIEMANGSSSSSDRLEKSGEGDRIVFSSEREIDLYELEELCDAVGWSRRPLRKVKKAIQHSFLVASMWEVRGTQRRLIGFARATSDHAFNATIWDVVVHPSFQGKGLGKALMKYMIKKLRSEDISNITLFADPHVVDFYRGLGFMSDPEGIKGMFWYPN; this is encoded by the coding sequence ATGGGTTTTTGGAAAAGCTGGTTTAGCGGTTCTGAGTTAACCGCAGGCACCAAAACGACCGTAAATGAGGAGTACGCAATTGAAATGGCAAATGGCTCCTCTTCAAGTAGCGATCGCCTAGAAAAATCAGGCGAAGGCGATCGCATAGTTTTTAGTAGCGAACGTGAAATTGACTTGTACGAACTAGAAGAACTATGTGACGCGGTAGGTTGGTCGCGTCGTCCGTTGCGCAAGGTAAAAAAAGCCATACAGCATAGTTTCTTGGTTGCGTCAATGTGGGAAGTTCGCGGAACTCAACGAAGACTCATCGGTTTTGCGCGGGCGACTTCAGACCATGCCTTTAATGCAACGATATGGGACGTTGTTGTACACCCTTCCTTTCAAGGTAAAGGTTTGGGTAAGGCATTAATGAAATACATGATTAAAAAACTGAGAAGTGAAGACATCAGCAATATCACATTATTTGCCGACCCTCATGTTGTGGATTTTTACCGAGGTTTAGGTTTCATGTCCGATCCTGAGGGTATCAAAGGCATGTTTTGGTATCCCAACTAG